A window from Drosophila miranda strain MSH22 chromosome Y unlocalized genomic scaffold, D.miranda_PacBio2.1 Contig_Y2_pilon, whole genome shotgun sequence encodes these proteins:
- the LOC117192764 gene encoding serine protease inhibitor 42Dd-like isoform X2 gives MPGEIALLLCLIPMATAGTTAPSLSAGPIVFARNLFRALNEDSPRGNMVVSPAAARSALTLVFMGAGGKSANELRSTLMLGAAGKKDIAKQHAEFWSRECTCSERGAALRLITRLYVSSDLTLRPDFNLKDVEFFNAQAGALNFSDVDASTRQVNKWLELQTFYTVRNLLTPASFSPESSVLLVNSIYFRAKWAKRFSMDRTGAGDFWINSAQRMELLMMRQVRDFRFAYSKKASILHLPFEDSDISMMLVVPHAVDGLPELEQKLALLDLNEVATKGLMHEVDVVMPQFKIECDIDLKVPMQKMGISRIYSPGQADLSGLFAKKSPQLISEARIQTRVSPAWTARAAAFVQNPDRKLFMASRPFVFAIRNNRTVYFVGRFLKP, from the exons ATGCCTGGAGAAATAG CGCTGCTGCTCTGCCTGATCCCGATGGCGACCGCGGGCACGACGGCGCCTTCGCTGAGTGCGGGTCCGATTGTGTTCGCCCGCAACCTGTTCCGGGCCCTGAACGAGGACTCGCCGAGGGGCAACATGGTGGTCTCGCCGGCCGCTGCCCGGAGCGCCCTGACCCTGGTGTTCATGGGGGCCGGGGGGAAGAGCGCCAACGAGCTGCGCTCGACCCTGATGCTGGGGGCGGCCGGGAAGAAGGACATCGCCAAGCAGCACGCGGAGTTCTGGAGCAGGGAGTGCACCTGCTCGGAGCGGGGCGCCGCCCTGCGGCTGATCACCCGGCTGTACGTGAGCAGCGACCTGACGCTGCGTCCGGACTTCAACCTCAAGGACGTGGAGTTCTTCAACGCCCAGGCGGGCGCCCTGAACTTCTCGGACGTCGACGCGTCCACGCGGCAGGTGAACAAGTGGCTGGAGCTGCAGACCTTCTACACGGTCCGCAACCTTCTCACGCCGGCCTCCTTCAGCCCGGAGTCGAGCGTGCTGCTCGTGAACTCCATCTACTTCCGGGCCAAGTGGGCGAAGCGCTTCTCCATGGACCGCACGGGCGCCGGCGACTTCTGGATCAACTCCGCCCAGCGCATGGAGCTGCTGATGATGCGTCAGGTCAGGGATTTCCGCTTCGCGTACTCCAAGAAGGCCTCCATCCTGCACCTGCCCTTCGAGGACTCGGACATCAGCATGATGCTGGTCGTGCCTCACGCGGTGGACGGACTGCCGGAGCTCGAGCAGAAGCTGGCGCTGCTCGACCTGAACGAGGTGGCCACCAAAGGCCTGATGCACGAGGTGGACGTGGTGATGCCCCAGTTCAAGATCGAGTGCGACATCGACCTGAAGGTGCCCATGCAGAAG ATGGGCATATCTCGGATCTACAGCCCCGGCCAGGCGGATCTCAGTGGCCTGTTCGCCAAAAAGTCGCCCCAGCTGATCTCCGAGGCCAGGATCCAGACACGCGTAAGTCCTGCGTGGA CCGCCCGAGCAGCGGCCTTCGTACAGAACCCCGATCGCAAGCTCTTCATGGCCAGCCGCCCGTTCGTCTTTGCGATTCGCAACAACAGAACCGTCTACTTCGTGGGGCGTTTCCTAAAGCCCTGA
- the LOC117192764 gene encoding serine protease inhibitor 42Dd-like isoform X1, which produces MPGEIALLLCLIPMATAGTTAPSLSAGPIVFARNLFRALNEDSPRGNMVVSPAAARSALTLVFMGAGGKSANELRSTLMLGAAGKKDIAKQHAEFWSRECTCSERGAALRLITRLYVSSDLTLRPDFNLKDVEFFNAQAGALNFSDVDASTRQVNKWLELQTFYTVRNLLTPASFSPESSVLLVNSIYFRAKWAKRFSMDRTGAGDFWINSAQRMELLMMRQVRDFRFAYSKKASILHLPFEDSDISMMLVVPHAVDGLPELEQKLALLDLNEVATKGLMHEVDVVMPQFKIECDIDLKVPMQKMGISRIYSPGQADLSGLFAKKSPQLISEARIQTRPPEQRPSYRTPIASSSWPAARSSLRFATTEPSTSWGVS; this is translated from the exons ATGCCTGGAGAAATAG CGCTGCTGCTCTGCCTGATCCCGATGGCGACCGCGGGCACGACGGCGCCTTCGCTGAGTGCGGGTCCGATTGTGTTCGCCCGCAACCTGTTCCGGGCCCTGAACGAGGACTCGCCGAGGGGCAACATGGTGGTCTCGCCGGCCGCTGCCCGGAGCGCCCTGACCCTGGTGTTCATGGGGGCCGGGGGGAAGAGCGCCAACGAGCTGCGCTCGACCCTGATGCTGGGGGCGGCCGGGAAGAAGGACATCGCCAAGCAGCACGCGGAGTTCTGGAGCAGGGAGTGCACCTGCTCGGAGCGGGGCGCCGCCCTGCGGCTGATCACCCGGCTGTACGTGAGCAGCGACCTGACGCTGCGTCCGGACTTCAACCTCAAGGACGTGGAGTTCTTCAACGCCCAGGCGGGCGCCCTGAACTTCTCGGACGTCGACGCGTCCACGCGGCAGGTGAACAAGTGGCTGGAGCTGCAGACCTTCTACACGGTCCGCAACCTTCTCACGCCGGCCTCCTTCAGCCCGGAGTCGAGCGTGCTGCTCGTGAACTCCATCTACTTCCGGGCCAAGTGGGCGAAGCGCTTCTCCATGGACCGCACGGGCGCCGGCGACTTCTGGATCAACTCCGCCCAGCGCATGGAGCTGCTGATGATGCGTCAGGTCAGGGATTTCCGCTTCGCGTACTCCAAGAAGGCCTCCATCCTGCACCTGCCCTTCGAGGACTCGGACATCAGCATGATGCTGGTCGTGCCTCACGCGGTGGACGGACTGCCGGAGCTCGAGCAGAAGCTGGCGCTGCTCGACCTGAACGAGGTGGCCACCAAAGGCCTGATGCACGAGGTGGACGTGGTGATGCCCCAGTTCAAGATCGAGTGCGACATCGACCTGAAGGTGCCCATGCAGAAG ATGGGCATATCTCGGATCTACAGCCCCGGCCAGGCGGATCTCAGTGGCCTGTTCGCCAAAAAGTCGCCCCAGCTGATCTCCGAGGCCAGGATCCAGACACGC CCGCCCGAGCAGCGGCCTTCGTACAGAACCCCGATCGCAAGCTCTTCATGGCCAGCCGCCCGTTCGTCTTTGCGATTCGCAACAACAGAACCGTCTACTTCGTGGGGCGTTTCCTAA
- the LOC117192883 gene encoding putative fatty acyl-CoA reductase CG8306: protein MSKFILILWHLKIHVEAVVIEIEIEGRETITTATNVFLQLLSSSITDFYAGRNVFITGATGFVGVTIVEKLLRDVPKVGNLYLLMRAKKGKSVEERLEELKKNSVFDRFKEMQLESRLTKIVPVEGDVGLDNLGISPKDRQTLIDNVNVVFHSAATLDFFQSLKETTNINLKGTRRVVELCQQLKQLDSLVHVSSAYVNAYLTEVEEKLYPTPDDPVKIIQLAETLNDEALKALEKKLLKDHPNTYTFTKHLAEHEVANAASSFPCGIVRPSMITAAWKEPIPGWTISKNGPQGFFMGASKGVLRRLPLDPSIIMDYIPIDVVVNGIITTGYYVNALKAKNAGRPAELQIFHLTSSTYKPFRFDLMADKINSYLHDYPLNSAVWYPNLRLVKSLWVFRLSAILFHFVPAFFLDIVTRITGGRPILMRLHKNVWNSLNTLERFIFTEWHFDSKRLLALSKSMDVVDRKKFVIDIGELTWDEYFSNTIRGVRQYLSKELPKNLEKARRKDKILLGLHVALQLLFWFGIFKLIVWISGVSSAKAALILPVFYYLFGLL, encoded by the exons ATGAGCA AgttcattttaattttatggCATCTGAAAATACATGTAGAGGCAGTTGTTATAGAAATAGAGATTGAAGGAAGAGAGACGATAACGACTGCGACTAACGTGTTCCTACAATTGCTCAGCTCTTCCATCACAGACTTCTATGCGGGGCGCAATGTGTTCATCACGGGCGCCACTGGCTTCGTGGGCGTCACCATTGTGGAGAAGCTGCTGCGCGATGTGCCCAAGGTGGGCAACCTGTATCTGCTGATGCGCGCCAAGAAGGGAAAGAGCGTGGAGGAGAGGCTCGAGGAGCTCAAGAAGAACTCTGTCTTTGATCGCTTCAAGGAGATGCAGCTGGAGTCGCGTCTCACGAAGATCGTCCCCGTTGAGGGTGATGTGGGCTTGGACAACCTGGGAATCTCGCCAAAGGACCGCCAGACGCTGATCGATAATGTAAATGTGGTGTTCCATTCGGCGGCCACCCTGGACTTCTTTCAGTCCCTCAAGGAGACAACCAACATCAATCTGAAGGGAACACGACGAGTGGTGGAACTGTGCCAGCAGCTGAAGCAACTGGATTCGCTGGTCCATGTGTCCAGCGCCTATGTGAACGCCTATCTGACAGAGGTCGAGGAGAAGCTCTATCCTACGCCCGACGATCCCGTGAAGATCATACAGCTGGCCGAAACTCTCAACGACGAGGCGCTAAAGGCACTCGAAAAGAA ACTGCTCAAGGATCATCCGAATACGTACACTTTCACCAAGCACCTGGCCGAGCACGAGGTGGCCAATGCCGCCAGTAGCTTTCCCTGCGGCATTGTCCGCCCCAGCATGA TCACGGCGGCTTGGAAGGAACCCATTCCTGGGTGGACCATCTCGAAGAACGGCCCCCAGGGCTTCTTTATGGGCGCCTCCAAGGGAGTGCTACGCCGCCTGCCCCTAGATCCGAGCATCATCATGGACTACATTCCCATCGATGTGGTGGTCAATGGCATCATCACCACCGGCTACTATGTCAATGCGCTCAAGGCGAAGAACGCCGGCCGTCCTGCCGAGCTGCAGATCTTCCACCTGACCTCCAGCACGTACAAGCCCTTCCGCTTCGATCTGATGGCGGACAAGATCAACAGCTATCTGCACGACTATCCTTTGAACAGCGCCGTCTGGTACCCTAATCTGCGGCTGGTCAAGAGCCTCTGGGTCTTTCGGCTGAGCGCCATACTGTTCCACTTTGTGCCTGCATTCTTCCTGGATATCGTTACCCGCATCACCGGCGGCCGTCCCAT TTTGATGAGGCTGCACAAGAACGTGTGGAACTCGCTGAACACCCTGGAGCGCTTCATCTTCACGGAATGGCACTTTGACAGCAAGCGTCTACTGGCCCTTTCCAAGTCGATGGACGTGGTGGACAGGAAGAAGTTCGTCATTGACATTGGCGAGCTGACGTGGGACGAGTACTTTTCCAACACCATTCGCGGAGTGCGGCAGTACCTCAGCAAGGAGTTACCCAAGAATCTGGAGAAGGCACGTCGCAAGGATAAAAT TCTTCTCGGTCTGCATGTTGCCCTCCAGCTGCTGTTCTGGTTCGGAATATTCAAGCTGATCGTCTGGATCTCGGGAGTCTCCAGCGCCAAGGCGGCCCTTATCTTGCCCGTCTTCTATTATCTGTTTGGACTGCTCTAG